A window of Streptomyces marispadix contains these coding sequences:
- the ehuB gene encoding ectoine/hydroxyectoine ABC transporter substrate-binding protein EhuB produces the protein MAPPRGKNTGNAEKSGRRLGRRSLLAGAASLTALGTLGTTTACSRVAGAETGNGGDLLERLRAQHTVKLGIAGEQPYSYIDTNGELTGSSPAIARIIFKRLGVENVQPMPTEFNSLIPGLNSQQFDVVAAGMYINPERCQQVIFADPEYEMRDAFIVRKGNPKDLHTYKDIAEKGAKLATGVGYAEIDYAVDAGIKESEIKLLPDQLAGLLEVQGGRADVFAGTAITVRNVVKQSKSGKTEYTDDFVPMLDGKPDLGTGAFAFRKSESNLRDAFNEELHKMKKSGELFRVMKRFGFVEQEMTTKTAKERCK, from the coding sequence ATGGCTCCACCACGAGGGAAAAACACCGGAAATGCCGAGAAAAGCGGCAGAAGGCTGGGACGCCGTTCGCTGCTCGCCGGAGCGGCATCGCTGACGGCTCTCGGAACGCTGGGCACCACCACGGCGTGCAGCCGCGTGGCCGGCGCTGAAACCGGAAACGGGGGCGATCTGCTGGAGAGACTGAGGGCGCAGCATACGGTCAAGCTGGGAATCGCCGGTGAACAGCCGTACAGCTACATCGACACGAACGGCGAACTGACCGGCTCCTCGCCCGCAATCGCACGCATCATCTTCAAGCGGCTCGGCGTCGAGAACGTGCAGCCGATGCCGACCGAATTCAACTCGCTGATTCCGGGTCTCAACTCGCAGCAGTTCGACGTGGTCGCTGCCGGCATGTACATCAACCCGGAGCGGTGCCAGCAAGTGATCTTCGCGGACCCCGAGTACGAGATGAGGGACGCGTTCATCGTCCGCAAGGGCAACCCCAAGGACCTGCACACCTACAAGGACATCGCCGAGAAGGGCGCCAAGCTCGCCACCGGCGTCGGCTACGCGGAGATCGACTACGCCGTGGACGCCGGCATCAAGGAGAGCGAGATCAAGCTGCTGCCGGACCAGTTGGCGGGGCTGCTGGAGGTGCAGGGCGGACGTGCCGACGTCTTCGCGGGCACCGCCATCACCGTGCGCAACGTGGTGAAGCAGTCCAAGAGCGGAAAGACCGAGTACACCGACGACTTCGTCCCGATGCTGGACGGCAAGCCGGATCTGGGCACCGGTGCCTTCGCCTTCCGTAAGAGCGAGAGCAACCTCCGCGACGCCTTCAACGAAGAGCTGCACAAGATGAAGAAGAGCGGCGAGCTCTTCCGCGTCATGAAGCGCTTCGGGTTCGTCGAGCAGGAGATGACGACCAAGACCGCAAAGGAGCGCTGCAAATGA
- the ehuC gene encoding ectoine/hydroxyectoine ABC transporter permease subunit EhuC has translation MSDLTWGLWELLLKGAWLTVQLTVFSALLGATVAFVVGVARTHRLRFVRFVSGAYMEIFRGTSALVLMFWIFFVLPVALGWQLVPMWAAVLALGLSYGAYGSEIVRGALAAVAPAQQEAGIALSFSPWQRLTKIVLPQAWPEMIPPANNLLIELLKGTALVSIMGVADIAFGASLVRNATGQSAPVYTIILVMYFVLAFVLTRGMRVLERHAKAGIGQAPPPKSLGMRRKPTVPRQAGASRDVPTAGGAS, from the coding sequence ATGAGCGACCTTACCTGGGGTCTGTGGGAGCTGCTGCTCAAGGGCGCTTGGCTGACGGTGCAGTTGACCGTCTTCAGCGCCCTGCTAGGCGCCACCGTGGCCTTCGTCGTCGGAGTGGCACGCACCCACCGGCTGCGTTTCGTGCGTTTCGTCTCCGGCGCGTACATGGAGATCTTCCGGGGCACCTCGGCCCTGGTCCTGATGTTCTGGATCTTCTTCGTCCTGCCCGTCGCCCTGGGCTGGCAGCTCGTCCCGATGTGGGCGGCCGTCCTGGCGCTCGGCCTGTCCTACGGCGCATACGGATCGGAGATCGTACGCGGCGCGCTGGCGGCCGTGGCCCCGGCGCAGCAGGAGGCGGGCATCGCGCTGAGCTTCAGCCCGTGGCAGCGGCTCACCAAGATCGTGCTGCCGCAGGCGTGGCCGGAGATGATCCCGCCCGCGAACAACCTGCTGATCGAGCTGCTGAAGGGCACCGCCCTCGTGTCGATCATGGGTGTCGCGGACATCGCCTTCGGCGCCTCGCTGGTGCGCAACGCGACCGGTCAGAGCGCACCCGTCTACACGATCATCCTGGTGATGTACTTCGTACTCGCCTTCGTACTCACCCGTGGAATGCGCGTACTCGAGCGGCATGCCAAGGCGGGCATCGGTCAGGCGCCGCCGCCCAAGAGCCTCGGCATGCGGCGCAAGCCCACCGTGCCGCGTCAGGCCGGCGCCTCCCGTGACGTTCCCACCGCCGGAGGTGCCTCATGA
- the ehuD gene encoding ectoine/hydroxyectoine ABC transporter permease subunit EhuD produces MNWDWSAVGDFMPRLWDGVLLTLQALVLGSLIAFALGLVWALAQRSTLKIVSWPVTAVTEFIRNTPLLVQLFFLYFVLPEWNITFSALVTGVLGLGLHYSTYTAEVYRAGIDGVPVGQWEACTALSLPRSRTWSAVILPQAIRRVVPALGNYVIAMLKDSPMIATIGALEMLGQARQFSAETFQPTEPITVIGVVFILIAYPASLLMRALERRLVH; encoded by the coding sequence ATGAACTGGGACTGGTCCGCAGTCGGCGACTTCATGCCGCGCCTGTGGGACGGCGTGCTGCTCACCCTTCAGGCGCTGGTGCTGGGTTCGCTGATCGCCTTCGCGCTCGGCCTGGTCTGGGCGCTGGCCCAGAGGTCGACGCTGAAGATCGTGAGCTGGCCCGTCACGGCCGTCACGGAGTTCATCCGCAACACACCGCTGCTGGTGCAGCTCTTCTTCCTCTACTTCGTACTGCCCGAGTGGAACATCACGTTCAGCGCCCTGGTGACCGGTGTCCTCGGTCTGGGGCTGCACTACTCGACGTACACGGCGGAGGTCTACCGCGCCGGCATCGACGGTGTGCCCGTCGGCCAGTGGGAGGCGTGCACAGCGCTGAGCCTGCCGCGCAGCCGCACCTGGAGTGCGGTGATCCTGCCGCAGGCGATCCGCCGCGTGGTGCCCGCACTGGGCAACTACGTCATCGCGATGCTGAAGGACTCGCCGATGATCGCGACCATCGGCGCACTGGAAATGCTGGGCCAGGCCCGGCAGTTCAGTGCCGAGACCTTCCAGCCGACGGAGCCGATCACGGTCATCGGCGTCGTCTTCATCCTGATCGCCTACCCGGCATCCCTGCTTATGAGAGCTCTGGAGCGTCGCCTTGTCCACTGA
- the ehuA gene encoding ectoine/hydroxyectoine ABC transporter ATP-binding protein EhuA: MSTESSTSKETKNPAVDGSELIEFKDVTKRFGSNVVLDNLCFNVASGKHVTLIGPSGSGKTTILRLLMTLVKPEEGTIKVAGDYLTHETRNGKLVPASERHSREVRKNIGMVFQQFNLFPNMKVLRNITEAPVHVLGLSKDEAEQRARELLELVGLTEHIDKYPSQLSGGQQQRVAIARALAMRPQVLLLDEVTSALDPELVAGVLDVLRDIAHTTDITMLCVTHEMNFARDISDDVLMFDAGRVIESGPPERIFSDPEHERTREFLSAVL; the protein is encoded by the coding sequence TTGTCCACTGAGAGCAGCACCTCGAAGGAAACCAAGAACCCTGCCGTCGACGGCAGTGAACTGATCGAGTTCAAGGACGTCACAAAGCGCTTCGGCAGCAACGTCGTTCTCGACAACCTGTGCTTCAACGTCGCCTCCGGCAAGCACGTCACCCTCATCGGCCCGTCCGGATCGGGCAAGACGACGATCCTCCGGCTGCTGATGACGCTGGTGAAGCCGGAGGAGGGCACGATCAAGGTCGCCGGCGACTACCTCACCCACGAGACGAGGAACGGGAAGCTGGTGCCCGCGAGCGAGCGCCACTCCCGTGAGGTGCGCAAGAACATCGGCATGGTGTTCCAGCAGTTCAACCTCTTCCCCAACATGAAGGTGCTCCGCAACATCACGGAGGCACCCGTACACGTGCTGGGGCTCTCCAAGGACGAGGCGGAGCAGCGGGCCCGCGAACTGCTCGAACTCGTGGGCCTGACCGAGCACATCGACAAGTACCCGAGTCAGCTCTCCGGCGGGCAGCAGCAGCGCGTGGCCATCGCCCGCGCGCTGGCGATGCGTCCGCAGGTGCTGCTGCTGGACGAGGTCACCTCGGCGCTCGACCCGGAGCTGGTGGCGGGTGTGCTGGACGTCCTGCGGGACATCGCGCACACCACGGACATCACCATGCTGTGCGTCACGCACGAGATGAACTTCGCACGCGACATCTCCGACGACGTCTTGATGTTCGACGCCGGCCGGGTCATCGAATCGGGCCCGCCGGAGCGGATCTTCAGCGACCCGGAGCACGAGCGGACGCGGGAGTTCCTGAGCGCCGTCCTCTGA
- a CDS encoding IclR family transcriptional regulator translates to MALRPEHTAPFHSVRYALRVLEAIAAHRDGVTETELSQETGLPPGHLAHLLAMLCRENYAEQLADGTYVVGESLVLLGSGGDRERALDERLQRTLADLRDTVSAAVYLSRYKDGELEVTGYADSPATPAVNEWVDFRSALHATAIGKCLLGQLDHNGRKDHLSRHRTARLTSRTITDERLLLNTLERQPPTVPVLDLQEYAVGTVCAAVPVTAGSSVGCLALSLPVEHAHRLRQAAETLSRKAAPVMLSLAI, encoded by the coding sequence GTGGCGCTGAGGCCGGAGCACACCGCGCCGTTCCACTCGGTGCGGTACGCGCTGCGCGTGCTCGAGGCGATCGCCGCGCACCGCGACGGCGTCACGGAAACGGAACTCTCCCAGGAGACGGGACTGCCACCGGGCCATCTAGCGCATCTGCTGGCCATGCTCTGCCGTGAGAACTACGCGGAACAGCTCGCGGACGGCACGTACGTCGTGGGCGAGTCGCTGGTGCTGCTCGGCTCCGGCGGCGACCGTGAACGCGCCCTGGACGAACGGCTACAGCGCACTCTCGCCGATCTGCGCGACACCGTCAGCGCCGCGGTCTATCTCAGCCGCTACAAGGACGGCGAGCTGGAGGTCACCGGGTACGCGGACAGTCCGGCGACGCCCGCGGTCAACGAGTGGGTCGACTTCCGCTCGGCTCTCCATGCGACCGCGATCGGCAAGTGCCTTCTGGGACAGCTCGATCACAACGGCCGCAAGGACCATCTCTCCCGGCACAGAACGGCACGGCTCACCTCCCGCACGATCACCGACGAGAGACTGCTGCTGAACACGCTGGAGCGGCAGCCGCCGACCGTGCCCGTGCTGGATCTTCAGGAGTACGCGGTGGGCACGGTGTGTGCGGCGGTGCCCGTCACGGCCGGTTCCTCGGTGGGCTGCCTCGCGCTGTCCCTGCCCGTCGAGCATGCGCACCGGCTGCGTCAGGCAGCGGAGACGCTGAGCCGCAAGGCGGCTCCGGTCATGCTGTCGCTGGCCATCTGA
- a CDS encoding lytic polysaccharide monooxygenase auxiliary activity family 9 protein, with the protein MRKKITAAVVGLGLGGAAMFLTGGPAQGHGFSTDPASRQANCADGKVTGCGAIENEPQSVEGPKGFPEAGPKDGSICSAGNESFKELDDPRGGDWPATELKAGANHTFKWSMTAQHATTDFKFYVTKDGWDPNKKLTRADLEPKPFLTVDMGGEKPPAEWTGEGKLPEGKSGKHLILGVWTIADTANAFYSCSDVKF; encoded by the coding sequence ATGCGCAAGAAGATCACAGCGGCCGTCGTAGGACTGGGACTTGGCGGTGCAGCCATGTTCCTCACCGGCGGCCCGGCCCAGGGCCACGGCTTCAGCACCGACCCCGCGAGCCGCCAGGCGAACTGCGCCGACGGCAAGGTCACCGGCTGCGGCGCCATCGAGAACGAGCCACAGAGCGTCGAGGGTCCCAAGGGCTTCCCCGAGGCCGGGCCCAAGGACGGCTCCATCTGTTCCGCCGGGAACGAGAGCTTCAAGGAACTCGACGACCCGCGTGGCGGCGACTGGCCCGCCACCGAACTGAAGGCCGGTGCGAACCACACCTTCAAGTGGTCGATGACGGCACAGCACGCCACGACGGACTTCAAGTTCTACGTCACCAAGGACGGCTGGGACCCGAACAAGAAGCTCACCCGCGCCGACCTGGAGCCCAAGCCCTTCCTGACGGTGGACATGGGCGGCGAGAAGCCCCCGGCCGAGTGGACCGGCGAAGGCAAGCTGCCGGAGGGCAAGTCGGGCAAGCATCTGATCCTGGGCGTGTGGACGATCGCCGACACGGCGAACGCCTTCTACTCCTGCTCCGACGTGAAGTTCTGA
- a CDS encoding winged helix DNA-binding domain-containing protein: MHPATLSDRALGRALVSRQLLAEREQLSALEAVEHLVGLQAQAPRPPYFGLWSRLVDFRAAELSALLRDRQAVRVSVMRGTVHLVSAADCLQLRPLTRVLYERMMRSAQSRRLESADPWEVAGAADSLLREEPRTARDLGRLLHERWPREEPGSLSRAARSLCDAVQIPPRGLWGRSGQPTYAPIESWLGRPLSPEPSVETVLLRYLGAFGPASVMDAQTWSGLTRLGEVMERLRPQLRVFRSESGRELFDLPDAPRPDPELPLPARFVAEYDNLILSHADRTRVISDAARKIIASRNGQVPGTVLLDGRVRGTWKVERPGKQAVTLTVTPLQRALSGDEERELATEGERLLAFALHGGEAAPGTAPEARGPAPEAAPEPEEFSVVFADAVG; encoded by the coding sequence ATGCACCCCGCCACCCTCAGCGACAGGGCGCTCGGCCGCGCCCTCGTCTCGCGTCAACTGCTCGCCGAACGGGAGCAGTTGAGTGCCCTGGAAGCAGTCGAGCATCTGGTGGGCCTACAGGCGCAGGCGCCCAGGCCGCCCTACTTCGGGCTGTGGTCGCGGCTGGTGGACTTCCGTGCCGCGGAGCTGTCCGCGCTGCTGCGCGACCGGCAGGCCGTACGGGTCAGCGTCATGCGCGGCACCGTGCACCTGGTGAGCGCGGCCGACTGCCTGCAACTGCGCCCGCTGACCCGCGTGCTGTACGAGCGCATGATGCGGTCAGCCCAGAGCCGCCGACTGGAGAGCGCGGACCCCTGGGAGGTCGCCGGTGCGGCGGACTCGCTGTTGCGCGAGGAGCCGCGTACCGCCCGCGATCTCGGCCGTCTGCTGCATGAACGCTGGCCGCGGGAGGAGCCCGGCTCGCTGTCGCGGGCGGCGCGCAGCCTCTGCGACGCGGTGCAGATCCCGCCGCGCGGCCTGTGGGGACGCTCCGGGCAGCCGACGTATGCGCCCATCGAGTCCTGGCTGGGGCGGCCGCTGTCGCCGGAGCCGTCCGTCGAGACCGTACTGCTGCGCTATCTGGGCGCGTTCGGGCCCGCGTCGGTCATGGACGCACAGACCTGGTCGGGGCTGACCCGGCTCGGCGAGGTGATGGAGCGGCTCCGCCCGCAGCTACGCGTCTTCCGCAGCGAGAGCGGACGCGAACTGTTCGACCTGCCGGACGCGCCACGGCCCGATCCCGAACTGCCGCTGCCCGCACGCTTCGTGGCCGAGTACGACAACCTCATCCTCTCCCACGCCGACCGTACGCGGGTGATCAGCGACGCCGCGCGGAAGATCATCGCGAGCCGCAACGGCCAGGTGCCCGGCACCGTACTGCTGGACGGCCGGGTGCGCGGCACGTGGAAGGTGGAGCGGCCGGGGAAGCAGGCGGTGACGCTCACCGTGACGCCGCTCCAGCGCGCTCTGAGCGGGGACGAGGAGCGGGAACTGGCGACCGAGGGCGAGCGGTTGCTGGCCTTCGCCCTGCACGGCGGCGAAGCGGCCCCCGGAACGGCACCCGAAGCACGCGGACCGGCTCCCGAAGCCGCCCCGGAACCGGAGGAGTTCTCGGTCGTCTTCGCCGACGCCGTGGGCTGA
- a CDS encoding glycosyltransferase family 2 protein — protein sequence MTSTGPGDRRPGHVGDRQPGHVQAAEDDPTRTTQLRIPAHIRQRARGTLGRGRRWTPKELPRYDYEHYSRLAGPLRQPDRDKPYRVAYRSLLADEPHRIRAATLLCLAPLLSAGLLAWLMQPQHWTRRDDGAVSDLVLKLDIVMLVSIGLIELFRTLNVLSNAHATLVARDPIPVVPESGTRVAFLTSFVPGKEPLEMVTKTLEAAVKIRHRGLLHVWLLDEGDDPEVKEVCRRLGVHHFTRKGVPRWNKKKGPHRAKTKHGNYNAWLAAHGDHYDYFASVDTDHVPLPNYLERMLGYFRDPDVGFVIGPQVYGNYDNFVTKAAESQQFLFHALIQRAGNRYNAPMFVGTSNAVRIKAIKGIGGLYDSITEDMATGFEMHRHRNPETGRKWRSVYTPDVLAVGEGPNAWTDFFTQQLRWSRGTYETILKQYWRGVFTLPPGKLFNYTMLMIFYPIAALNWILAALSCALFLGLGASGVQIDPTIWMALYGNATALQIGLYVWNRRHNVSPHEPEGSGGLAGMLMSALSAPIYARSLFDTVLRRKSKFVVTPKGDSASPDTLFGTFRVHLFFIVIFGGSLGGSFYLGHDHPAMITWAALALLITAAPIVGWRVTVRAEKKKRKQRRHRHRQGTPVVPRSDDESGTSYEGAYGDEYGGSYDGPYDDGSYGDGSYGDGSYSDGYDDGADGGPHGANGGPAHGGPAPATQPVPLQTAPGGRER from the coding sequence ATGACCTCGACCGGGCCCGGCGACCGACGGCCAGGACACGTCGGCGACCGACAACCGGGACACGTGCAGGCCGCGGAAGACGACCCGACACGGACCACGCAGCTTCGCATACCCGCGCACATAAGACAGAGAGCCAGAGGCACGCTCGGCCGTGGACGGCGCTGGACTCCCAAAGAGCTGCCGCGCTACGACTACGAGCACTACAGCCGTCTCGCGGGTCCGCTGCGCCAGCCCGACCGCGACAAGCCCTACCGCGTCGCATACCGCAGTCTGCTGGCCGACGAGCCGCACCGAATACGTGCCGCGACGCTGCTGTGTCTGGCGCCGCTGCTCTCGGCGGGACTGCTGGCGTGGCTGATGCAGCCGCAGCACTGGACTCGCCGCGACGACGGCGCCGTCTCCGACCTCGTACTCAAGCTCGACATCGTGATGCTGGTCTCCATCGGCCTGATCGAGCTGTTCCGTACTCTCAACGTCCTCTCCAACGCGCACGCGACGCTCGTCGCCCGCGATCCGATACCCGTGGTGCCGGAGTCCGGCACCCGCGTCGCCTTCCTCACCTCCTTCGTGCCCGGCAAGGAGCCGCTGGAGATGGTGACGAAGACCCTCGAAGCGGCCGTGAAGATACGCCACCGCGGCCTGCTGCACGTATGGCTGCTCGACGAGGGCGACGACCCCGAGGTGAAAGAGGTCTGCCGCAGGCTGGGCGTACACCACTTCACCCGCAAGGGCGTGCCCCGCTGGAACAAGAAGAAGGGCCCGCACCGCGCGAAGACCAAGCACGGCAACTACAACGCCTGGCTGGCCGCGCACGGCGACCACTACGACTACTTCGCGTCCGTCGACACCGACCACGTGCCGCTGCCCAACTACCTGGAGCGGATGCTCGGTTACTTCCGCGACCCGGACGTCGGCTTCGTCATCGGCCCGCAGGTCTACGGCAACTACGACAACTTCGTCACCAAGGCCGCCGAGAGCCAGCAGTTCCTCTTCCACGCGCTCATCCAGCGGGCCGGGAACCGCTACAACGCGCCCATGTTCGTAGGCACCAGCAACGCCGTGCGGATCAAGGCCATCAAGGGAATCGGCGGCCTGTACGACTCCATCACGGAGGACATGGCCACCGGCTTCGAGATGCACCGGCACCGCAACCCGGAGACGGGCCGCAAGTGGCGCTCGGTCTACACCCCGGACGTACTCGCCGTGGGCGAGGGCCCCAACGCCTGGACGGACTTCTTCACCCAGCAACTGCGCTGGTCGCGCGGGACGTACGAGACGATCCTCAAGCAGTACTGGCGCGGTGTCTTCACGCTGCCGCCCGGCAAGCTCTTCAACTACACCATGCTGATGATCTTCTACCCGATCGCGGCGCTCAACTGGATACTGGCGGCGCTGAGTTGTGCGCTGTTCCTGGGCCTGGGCGCCTCGGGTGTGCAGATCGACCCGACGATCTGGATGGCCCTGTACGGCAACGCGACCGCCTTGCAGATCGGCCTCTACGTCTGGAACCGGCGGCACAACGTCTCCCCGCACGAGCCGGAGGGCTCGGGCGGCCTGGCCGGAATGCTGATGTCCGCGCTGTCGGCGCCGATCTACGCCCGTTCGCTCTTCGACACGGTGCTGCGCCGCAAGAGCAAGTTCGTGGTGACGCCGAAGGGCGACTCCGCCAGTCCGGACACCCTCTTCGGCACCTTCCGCGTCCACCTCTTCTTCATCGTCATCTTCGGCGGCTCGCTTGGCGGTTCGTTCTACCTGGGCCACGACCACCCCGCGATGATCACGTGGGCGGCGCTGGCCCTGCTGATCACCGCCGCGCCGATCGTGGGCTGGCGCGTGACCGTACGGGCGGAGAAGAAGAAGCGGAAGCAGCGCCGGCACCGGCACCGCCAGGGCACCCCGGTGGTGCCGCGCTCCGACGACGAGTCCGGCACCTCCTACGAGGGCGCGTACGGGGACGAGTACGGCGGGTCCTACGACGGGCCCTATGACGACGGCTCGTACGGCGACGGCTCGTACGGCGACGGCTCGTACAGCGACGGCTACGACGACGGCGCCGACGGCGGTCCGCACGGCGCGAACGGGGGCCCGGCGCACGGCGGCCCCGCGCCCGCCACGCAGCCCGTACCACTGCAAACCGCCCCTGGGGGACGTGAAAGATGA
- a CDS encoding kelch motif-containing protein, with the protein MKFRPSRRTRRTAIGATVVLVIAGFNGPALYGIASAKYHDYKINQPEYKAANGHWKTVEVPEKYRINTIHAALLHTGKVLLVAGSGNDAKQFDAKTFRTVLWDPVKNTFKNIHTPNDLFCAGHTQLPDGKLLVAGGTRRYEKLGGDVKKAGGLMIVHNENPDRAKTIKAGTRFTGRHNNKTFEAKDNVLVPRAKKRADPVTGRVEVRASVARVYVEAAKRGKQYQTGTEDNYRVSGLRGAERKNIYGIAQKLSFDKKDFQGIKDSYEFDPVAERYIKTDFMHEARWYPTLTTLEDGKVLSVSGLDDIGQVVPGKNEIYDPRTKKWEFLPRKRFFPTYPALHLTDDNKIFYSGANAGYGPADKGRTPGLWDLQTNGFRKIPGLSDPDKLETAMSVPLPPTQSRKFMVLGGGGVGESKKASEKTRIVDLKDPAPHFRDGPDLYAKARYPSSVILPDDKVLTTNGSGDYRGRSDSNILKAEIYDPSSDTKKPVADPLVGRNYHSGAMLLPDGRVMTFGSDSLFADKANTKPGKFEQQIDIYTPPYLHTKGERPELRNTAGGERTVRLGGTASFLSKDAASIKKMRLIRPSSFTHVTNVEQSSVALKFKRTGNGVTVKLPEDPSLVPPGWWMVTAVDGKGKPSKSVWVKVPRSATAQAPTTTPLSP; encoded by the coding sequence ATGAAGTTCCGACCGAGCCGGCGTACGCGCCGCACAGCGATCGGCGCGACCGTGGTTCTGGTGATCGCGGGTTTCAACGGGCCCGCGCTCTACGGCATAGCCTCGGCGAAGTACCACGACTACAAGATCAACCAGCCCGAGTACAAAGCGGCGAACGGGCACTGGAAGACCGTAGAGGTCCCCGAGAAGTACCGGATCAACACCATTCACGCGGCGCTGCTGCACACGGGCAAGGTGCTGCTCGTCGCCGGTTCGGGCAACGACGCCAAGCAGTTCGACGCCAAGACCTTCCGCACCGTGCTGTGGGACCCGGTCAAGAACACCTTCAAGAACATCCACACGCCCAACGACCTCTTCTGCGCCGGGCACACCCAGCTGCCCGACGGGAAGCTGCTGGTGGCGGGCGGCACACGCCGGTACGAGAAGCTCGGCGGCGATGTGAAGAAGGCCGGCGGCCTGATGATCGTCCACAACGAGAACCCCGACCGCGCCAAGACCATCAAGGCGGGCACCCGCTTCACCGGCCGCCACAACAACAAGACGTTCGAGGCCAAGGACAACGTCCTGGTGCCCCGCGCGAAGAAGCGGGCCGACCCCGTCACCGGCAGGGTCGAGGTGCGGGCCAGCGTCGCCCGCGTATATGTGGAGGCGGCCAAGCGCGGCAAGCAGTACCAGACCGGCACGGAGGACAACTACCGCGTCAGCGGGCTGCGCGGCGCCGAGCGCAAGAACATCTACGGCATCGCCCAGAAGCTCTCCTTCGACAAGAAGGACTTCCAAGGCATCAAGGACAGCTACGAGTTCGACCCGGTCGCCGAGCGCTACATCAAGACCGACTTCATGCACGAGGCGCGCTGGTACCCGACGCTGACGACCCTCGAGGACGGCAAGGTGCTGTCGGTGTCCGGACTCGACGACATCGGCCAGGTCGTCCCCGGCAAGAACGAGATCTACGACCCGCGGACGAAGAAGTGGGAGTTCCTGCCCCGCAAGCGGTTCTTCCCCACCTACCCGGCGCTGCATCTCACCGACGACAACAAGATCTTCTACTCCGGCGCCAACGCCGGCTACGGGCCCGCCGACAAGGGCCGTACTCCCGGGCTGTGGGACCTTCAGACCAACGGCTTCCGTAAGATCCCCGGCCTGAGCGACCCGGACAAGCTGGAGACGGCGATGTCCGTGCCGCTTCCGCCCACACAGAGCCGCAAGTTCATGGTGCTCGGCGGCGGCGGCGTCGGCGAGTCGAAGAAGGCCAGCGAGAAGACCCGCATCGTCGATCTGAAGGACCCCGCGCCGCACTTCCGTGACGGGCCGGACCTGTACGCGAAGGCCCGCTACCCCAGCAGCGTCATCCTGCCGGACGACAAGGTCCTCACCACCAACGGCTCCGGCGACTACCGGGGACGCAGCGACAGCAACATCCTCAAGGCGGAGATCTACGACCCCTCCAGCGACACCAAGAAGCCCGTGGCCGACCCCCTCGTGGGCCGCAACTACCACTCGGGAGCGATGCTGCTGCCCGACGGCCGCGTGATGACGTTCGGCTCCGACTCGCTCTTCGCCGACAAGGCCAACACCAAGCCCGGCAAGTTCGAGCAGCAGATCGACATCTACACGCCGCCGTACCTCCATACGAAGGGCGAGCGGCCGGAGTTGAGGAACACCGCGGGGGGCGAGCGGACCGTACGGCTGGGCGGCACCGCGTCGTTCCTCAGCAAGGACGCCGCCTCCATCAAGAAGATGCGGCTGATCAGGCCGAGTTCGTTCACGCACGTCACCAACGTCGAACAGTCCTCCGTGGCGCTGAAGTTCAAGCGCACGGGGAACGGCGTGACCGTGAAGCTGCCCGAGGATCCGTCGCTGGTGCCGCCCGGCTGGTGGATGGTGACGGCGGTCGACGGCAAGGGCAAGCCGTCGAAGTCGGTGTGGGTGAAGGTGCCTCGCTCGGCGACGGCGCAGGCGCCCACGACGACGCCGCTCTCGCCGTAG